CAACATTATTTATCTCTCTATTCCTTTCTTGTAATAATGCAGGGCCTGTGTCTAGAGAGCTTAGAGATGGGCAAGCAACTACAGCTGATGGAACACTTATTAATTTGAAAGAAATAGGTGACAGTATAAAAGGTGCGGTCGAATTTGTGATGGGTATTGAAGAAGTGGATACTTTAATTAAGTCAGTGGGTGAGATTGCTAAGGGAATTGGGAATAAATTAACCCAAAATACTGCTGCTATTGCTTCTCAAGCGGGTAATAATAATGGACTAATAATTGTATCGGCATATAATATAATATCAACTTTAAAGGCTAAGGTAATAGAACTAGCAAAAAAAGATGGTATTCCTGCTGAATTGAAGACAAAGCTTGATGATGTCGCTACAAAAAGTCAGGAATTTTTAGATAAAGTGAAGAAAGATGGTGATCTTTGTAAACACGATGTTACTGATGATAATGCAAAGAAAGCCTTAGATATAAAAAACGTTGATAAGACTAAAGGGGCAAATGAGCTTGAGACTCTAAACGGCGCAGTTGCTGGCTTGGTAAATGTCGCTAAAACTTTCTTAAGTGAGGCGTATAAGACTCTTGAAGCACCTGCTAAAACTGTTAAAGAGTAAATAATTAAATATTATGATAGGATTGCTTTTTAAATAAAAGGTGAGTACTTTAAAAAGTAAGGTCGATACATAGGAAGTTAGGAGCTTTGTTCTCCTAGCTTTTATTTTTATCTTTGTTCAAAATTTTTAACTATTTAGTCTCTTTATTTGAAAGATAAGGAAATGATGCACGTAATATATGAAAATAAATATTAAAAATATTAAAGTAAGAAGTATTTGTGCAACATTATTTATCTCTCTTTTCCTTTCTTGTAATAATTCAGGAGGAGAGCTTAAAGGTGATGAAGTAGCTAAATCTACTGATATTGTTCCTAATTTAAAGGAGATAAGTGAAAAAATAAAAAAGGCTAGTGATTTTGCACAAAGTGTAAAAGAAATAGAGACTTTAGTTAAGTCCATTGATG
This genomic window from Borrelia coriaceae contains:
- a CDS encoding Vsp/OspC family lipoprotein — encoded protein: MKINIKNINIKSICATLFISLFLSCNNAGPVSRELRDGQATTADGTLINLKEIGDSIKGAVEFVMGIEEVDTLIKSVGEIAKGIGNKLTQNTAAIASQAGNNNGLIIVSAYNIISTLKAKVIELAKKDGIPAELKTKLDDVATKSQEFLDKVKKDGDLCKHDVTDDNAKKALDIKNVDKTKGANELETLNGAVAGLVNVAKTFLSEAYKTLEAPAKTVKE